One part of the Microlunatus elymi genome encodes these proteins:
- a CDS encoding TIGR03089 family protein produces the protein MTELFNRLLAARNRTAGALPLITYYDEDRGERTELSGTSYANWVDKTAGLLVDEVLIESGQPVRLDLARSAPLHWVTLVWVAACWRVGCPVLVGDASAGFGGSDAAVVVVGPDSAFDQPAAGVETIACSLHPLGLGFTDPLPDGVIDYGIEVRAQPDSFRGPFPDPAATAWIEDPGLHPTRLTQAEVITSSPVSSSSPARRTMIIPDPSESLWTNLQRALVNPVITGGSVVIMVGAAPERRAQVADAERVES, from the coding sequence GTGACCGAACTCTTCAACCGGCTGCTGGCCGCCCGCAACCGTACGGCCGGAGCGTTGCCGTTGATCACCTACTACGACGAGGATCGCGGCGAACGTACGGAGTTGTCGGGGACCTCGTACGCCAACTGGGTCGACAAGACCGCCGGCTTGCTCGTCGACGAGGTGCTGATCGAGAGCGGGCAGCCCGTCCGGCTGGACCTTGCCCGGAGCGCCCCGCTGCACTGGGTGACCCTGGTCTGGGTGGCGGCCTGTTGGCGGGTCGGCTGTCCGGTCCTGGTCGGTGACGCCTCTGCCGGGTTTGGTGGGTCGGATGCCGCGGTTGTGGTGGTCGGTCCGGACTCCGCCTTCGACCAGCCCGCGGCGGGGGTCGAAACGATCGCCTGCAGCCTTCACCCGCTGGGTCTGGGGTTCACCGATCCGCTGCCGGACGGGGTGATCGACTACGGCATCGAGGTACGCGCCCAGCCGGACAGTTTCCGCGGTCCCTTTCCGGATCCTGCTGCCACCGCCTGGATCGAAGATCCGGGCCTGCACCCGACGCGACTGACCCAGGCGGAAGTGATCACCAGCAGCCCGGTCAGCTCATCATCGCCGGCCCGACGGACCATGATCATTCCGGATCCATCGGAATCACTCTGGACCAACCTCCAACGCGCCCTGGTCAACCCGGTGATCACCGGCGGCTCGGTGGTGATCATGGTCGGCGCTGCTCCCGAACGTCGCGCCCAGGTAGCCGATGCCGAGCGTGTAGAAAGCTGA
- the iolD gene encoding 3D-(3,5/4)-trihydroxycyclohexane-1,2-dione acylhydrolase (decyclizing): protein MSEQTVRLTVAQATIRFLANQYSERDGLRQRLIPVSLGIFGHGNVAGLGQALLQADIDHESTDEPGSMPYILSRNEQGAVHTAVGFARARNRTQTYAVTTSIGPGATNMVTGAALATINRIPVLLLPADGFANRAATPLLQELERTDAGDVSVNDAFRPVSRYFDRVQRPEQLPAALLGAMRVLTDVAETGAVTVCFPQDVQAEAYDWPAALFAPRVWRLARPQAEPALLDRAAELIKNAQRPLIVAGGGVHYSQAEDALRDFVDQTRIPVGLTQAGKGALLDDHPLCLGAVGSTGTTAANAIAREADLVIGIGTRYSDFTTASRSAFQHPDVRFVNVNVAGLDSIKESGLPLLADARDSLTGLASRLSGHRTEDGYRSKITELKAEWDKIVDDACHPAVRVDGGAPDGSAHLLSQNEVIGMVNEHSDPRDVVVCAAGSMPGDLHKLWRTRDVGGYHVEYGYSCMGYEIAGGLGVRLADPSRDVFVMVGDGSYLMLASELVTAIQEDVKLVVILVQNHGFASIGSLSESLGSQRFGTRYRHRGASGRLDGDFLPIDLAANAASLGAEVITAGTADEFVAAIKAAKRAERSVVIHVETDPFIDAPDSRSWWDVPVSEVSTLESTQQAYKSYRDHKSDQRIYLDSVD, encoded by the coding sequence ATGTCCGAGCAGACCGTACGGCTGACGGTCGCACAGGCGACCATCCGGTTCCTGGCCAACCAGTACAGCGAACGCGACGGACTCCGACAGCGGCTGATCCCAGTTAGCCTGGGTATTTTCGGCCACGGCAACGTCGCCGGGCTGGGCCAGGCGCTGCTGCAGGCCGACATCGATCATGAATCCACCGACGAGCCGGGCAGCATGCCGTACATCCTGTCCCGGAACGAGCAGGGCGCCGTGCACACGGCGGTCGGCTTCGCCCGGGCTCGCAACCGCACGCAGACCTACGCGGTGACGACGAGCATCGGGCCGGGGGCGACGAACATGGTCACCGGCGCCGCGCTGGCCACAATCAACCGGATCCCGGTGTTGTTGCTGCCGGCTGACGGATTCGCCAACCGGGCCGCAACTCCACTGCTGCAGGAATTGGAGCGCACCGACGCCGGTGACGTCTCGGTCAACGACGCGTTCCGGCCGGTGTCGCGCTACTTCGACCGGGTGCAGCGACCCGAGCAGTTGCCGGCCGCCTTGCTCGGCGCGATGCGGGTGCTGACCGACGTCGCCGAGACCGGCGCCGTCACGGTGTGCTTCCCGCAGGACGTGCAGGCCGAGGCGTACGACTGGCCGGCAGCGTTGTTCGCGCCCAGAGTCTGGCGGTTGGCCCGGCCGCAGGCCGAGCCGGCGCTGCTGGATCGGGCCGCGGAGTTGATCAAGAACGCGCAGCGGCCGCTGATCGTGGCGGGCGGCGGGGTGCATTACAGCCAGGCGGAGGACGCGTTGCGGGACTTCGTCGACCAGACCCGGATCCCGGTCGGGCTGACCCAGGCCGGCAAGGGTGCGTTGCTCGATGATCATCCGCTGTGCCTGGGTGCGGTCGGCTCCACCGGCACCACCGCGGCCAACGCGATCGCCCGCGAGGCCGATCTGGTGATCGGCATCGGGACTCGCTACTCGGACTTCACCACGGCCAGCCGGTCTGCCTTCCAACACCCGGACGTACGGTTCGTCAACGTCAACGTGGCCGGACTGGATTCGATCAAGGAATCGGGACTGCCGCTGCTGGCCGATGCGCGGGACTCCTTGACTGGCTTGGCTTCCCGGCTTTCCGGTCACCGGACCGAGGACGGCTACCGGAGCAAGATCACCGAACTCAAGGCCGAGTGGGACAAGATCGTCGACGACGCCTGTCATCCGGCCGTGCGGGTCGACGGTGGAGCGCCGGACGGTTCGGCTCACCTGCTCAGCCAGAACGAGGTGATCGGGATGGTCAACGAGCATTCCGATCCGCGCGACGTCGTGGTCTGTGCGGCGGGTTCGATGCCCGGCGATCTGCACAAATTGTGGCGGACCCGCGACGTCGGCGGCTATCACGTCGAGTACGGATATTCCTGTATGGGTTACGAGATCGCCGGCGGGCTCGGCGTACGGCTGGCCGATCCGAGCCGGGACGTGTTCGTGATGGTCGGCGACGGGTCCTATCTGATGTTGGCCAGCGAGCTGGTGACCGCGATCCAGGAAGACGTCAAGCTGGTCGTGATCCTGGTGCAGAATCACGGCTTCGCCTCGATCGGATCGCTCAGCGAATCCCTCGGCTCACAGCGATTCGGCACTCGGTATCGGCACCGCGGCGCGTCCGGCCGGCTGGATGGCGACTTCCTGCCGATCGACCTGGCCGCCAACGCGGCCAGCCTGGGCGCCGAGGTGATCACCGCCGGAACGGCAGACGAGTTCGTGGCGGCGATCAAGGCGGCCAAGCGCGCGGAGCGCAGCGTGGTGATCCACGTCGAGACGGACCCGTTCATCGATGCGCCGGACTCCCGGTCCTGGTGGGACGTGCCGGTCAGTGAGGTGTCGACGCTGGAGTCGACCCAGCAGGCGTACAAGAGCTACCGCGACCACAAGAGCGACCAGCGGATCTATTTGGATTCGGTGGATTGA
- a CDS encoding Gfo/Idh/MocA family protein: MPDPLRIAVLGVGMMGRFHAETLSSRVHGARVSVIYDFDHERAAEVAAEVGARVEADPFAAINADDVDAVLIASPGSVHEEQVLACLDRGIPVLCEKPLTTGIRTARAVVETEAKLGKKIVQLGFMRRFDPEYVAAKQLIDSGAIGRPLLLHCVHRNKNNGDHFNSEMMIRDSVVHEVDVARFLLGEEIRAVQVHRPAATAAAPAGVSDPMIVIFETEAGRLVTVEIFVRTGIGYEVRTEVVGENGSTVFGLDHHGITRTAGPGGAIWSGLIPEGFIERFADAYTIELQRWVDAARTGGISPDGADAWDGYAAVAVCEAGVEAIRTGDRVEVDLGSRPVPVDRPTE; encoded by the coding sequence ATGCCTGACCCGCTGCGGATCGCCGTGCTCGGCGTGGGCATGATGGGCCGCTTCCATGCCGAAACGCTGAGCAGCCGGGTGCACGGCGCCCGGGTCAGCGTGATCTACGACTTTGATCATGAACGGGCGGCCGAGGTTGCAGCGGAGGTCGGTGCCCGGGTCGAAGCCGATCCGTTCGCCGCGATCAACGCCGACGACGTCGACGCCGTGTTGATCGCCAGCCCCGGCTCCGTACACGAGGAACAGGTGCTGGCCTGCCTGGACCGCGGCATCCCCGTACTGTGCGAGAAGCCGCTCACCACCGGCATCCGCACCGCGCGAGCGGTGGTGGAGACGGAAGCCAAGCTGGGCAAGAAGATCGTCCAGCTCGGCTTCATGCGCCGCTTCGATCCGGAGTACGTCGCCGCCAAACAGTTGATCGACTCCGGTGCGATCGGCCGCCCGCTGCTGCTGCATTGCGTCCACCGGAACAAGAACAACGGTGATCACTTCAACTCCGAGATGATGATCAGGGACTCGGTGGTGCACGAGGTCGATGTGGCCAGATTCCTGCTGGGGGAGGAGATCCGCGCGGTCCAGGTGCATCGCCCGGCGGCCACTGCGGCTGCACCCGCCGGGGTGTCGGACCCGATGATCGTGATCTTCGAGACCGAGGCCGGCCGGCTGGTCACGGTGGAGATCTTCGTCCGCACCGGCATCGGCTACGAGGTCAGGACCGAGGTCGTCGGCGAGAACGGCAGCACCGTCTTCGGCCTTGATCACCACGGGATCACCCGGACGGCTGGGCCCGGGGGCGCGATCTGGTCGGGACTGATTCCGGAGGGCTTCATCGAACGGTTCGCCGACGCGTACACGATCGAACTGCAACGCTGGGTCGATGCCGCGCGGACCGGCGGCATCAGCCCCGACGGCGCCGACGCCTGGGACGGGTACGCCGCCGTGGCGGTCTGCGAAGCTGGGGTGGAGGCCATCCGTACCGGCGACCGGGTCGAGGTCGACCTCGGTTCACGTCCGGTGCCGGTCGACCGACCAACCGAATGA
- a CDS encoding CoA-acylating methylmalonate-semialdehyde dehydrogenase produces MATTLPHWATGKEFSGSSGRFGDVTDPATGAVTGQVAFASAEDADQVITAAAEAFPAWRDTSLTKRMQVMFRFRELLNERKEEVAQLITAEHGKVLSDATGEVTRGLEVVEFACGMPHLLKGGFTEGASTRVDVHSVRQPLGVVGIISPFNFPMMVPLWFTPIAIGAGNAVVLKPSEKDPSAALWMAKLWQEAGLPDGVFNVLNGDKVAVDALLTHDQVKSISFVGSTPIARYVYETATANGKRVQALGGAKNHMVVLPDADLDLAADQAVNAGYGSAGERCMAISAVVAVGDIADTLVDKIKSRTEQLRTGDGRRESDMGPLVTAQAKERVLGYVEAGQQSGATLVVDGREVSPDADGGGFFVGPTLFDHVGTEMSIYTDEIFGPVLSVLRVDSFEEAVELINANPYGNGTAIFTNDGGAARRFSNEIEVGMVGINVPIPVPMAYYSFGGWKSSLFGDTHAHGTEGVHFFTRGKVITTRWLDPSHGGINLGFPQNE; encoded by the coding sequence ATGGCAACGACGCTGCCGCATTGGGCGACAGGCAAGGAATTCTCCGGTTCGTCCGGGAGGTTCGGAGACGTCACCGATCCGGCGACCGGCGCGGTGACCGGACAGGTCGCGTTCGCCTCGGCCGAGGACGCCGATCAGGTGATCACGGCTGCAGCCGAAGCTTTTCCGGCATGGCGCGACACCTCGCTGACCAAGCGCATGCAGGTGATGTTCCGCTTCCGCGAGTTGCTGAACGAGCGCAAGGAGGAGGTCGCGCAGCTGATCACCGCCGAGCACGGCAAGGTGCTGTCCGACGCGACCGGCGAGGTCACCCGCGGGCTCGAGGTGGTCGAATTCGCGTGTGGCATGCCGCACCTGTTGAAGGGCGGATTCACCGAGGGTGCCTCGACCCGGGTGGACGTGCATTCGGTCCGTCAGCCGCTGGGCGTGGTCGGCATCATCTCGCCGTTCAACTTTCCGATGATGGTGCCGCTGTGGTTCACCCCGATCGCGATCGGAGCCGGCAACGCGGTGGTGCTGAAACCGAGCGAGAAGGATCCCAGCGCCGCGCTGTGGATGGCCAAGCTGTGGCAGGAGGCCGGACTGCCCGACGGCGTGTTCAACGTGCTGAACGGGGACAAGGTCGCCGTCGACGCACTGCTGACCCATGATCAGGTCAAGTCGATCTCGTTCGTCGGTTCGACGCCGATCGCCCGCTACGTGTACGAGACCGCGACGGCGAACGGCAAGCGGGTGCAGGCACTCGGCGGCGCCAAGAACCACATGGTGGTGCTGCCGGATGCCGATCTTGATCTTGCTGCCGACCAGGCCGTGAACGCCGGCTACGGTTCGGCGGGGGAACGATGCATGGCGATCTCCGCCGTGGTCGCGGTCGGGGACATCGCCGACACCCTGGTGGACAAGATCAAATCGCGAACCGAGCAACTGCGTACCGGTGACGGTCGGCGCGAATCGGACATGGGCCCGCTGGTCACGGCGCAGGCGAAGGAGCGTGTGCTCGGCTACGTCGAGGCGGGCCAGCAGTCCGGTGCGACGTTGGTCGTCGACGGGCGCGAGGTGAGTCCCGATGCCGACGGCGGGGGTTTCTTCGTCGGGCCGACGCTGTTTGATCATGTCGGCACCGAGATGTCGATCTACACCGACGAGATCTTCGGCCCGGTGCTGTCGGTGCTGCGGGTGGACAGCTTCGAGGAGGCGGTCGAGTTGATCAACGCCAACCCGTACGGAAACGGGACGGCGATCTTCACCAACGACGGCGGCGCGGCCCGGCGATTCTCCAACGAGATCGAGGTCGGGATGGTCGGCATCAACGTGCCGATCCCGGTGCCGATGGCCTATTACTCCTTCGGTGGTTGGAAGTCCTCGCTGTTCGGCGACACTCATGCGCACGGCACCGAGGGCGTGCACTTCTTCACTCGGGGCAAGGTGATCACCACCCGTTGGCTGGATCCCTCGCACGGCGGCATCAACCTCGGTTTCCCGCAGAACGAGTGA
- a CDS encoding Cgl0159 family (beta/alpha)8-fold protein, which yields MTGEAVLEHPSADRVTIAELTDLRLTDPGRIGRLLAARTSPGLPVDGRLMIIACDHPARGSLSALGRPTAMADRTELLSRLMIALSRPGVDGVLATADIIEDLLLLGACRDKLIFGSMNRGGLAGAAFEADDRMTGYDVAGINAGRLDGGKMLLRLVLDDHGTADTLQACASAVNELNRSGRIAMLEPFLSRRAAAGTKLINDLSPEAVIRSVAIAQGLGASSAYTWLKLPVTERMEQVAAATTLPTLLLGGDPAEDADLTYASWQSALALPPVRGLVVGRSLLYPRDDDVAAAVDIAARLVHPRMESLPRKEDLR from the coding sequence ATGACCGGTGAGGCCGTGCTGGAACATCCGTCCGCCGATCGGGTCACGATCGCCGAGCTGACCGACCTTCGGCTCACCGACCCTGGACGGATCGGGCGGCTGTTGGCGGCCCGGACGAGCCCTGGGCTGCCGGTCGACGGGCGGTTGATGATCATCGCCTGTGATCATCCGGCCCGCGGTTCGCTGTCGGCGCTCGGCCGGCCCACCGCGATGGCCGATCGTACGGAATTGCTGTCCCGGTTGATGATTGCGCTGTCGCGGCCCGGAGTCGACGGGGTGCTGGCAACCGCCGACATCATCGAAGATCTCCTCCTGCTGGGCGCTTGTCGGGACAAGTTGATCTTCGGCTCGATGAATCGGGGCGGGCTGGCCGGTGCCGCGTTCGAGGCCGATGATCGGATGACCGGCTACGACGTGGCCGGCATCAACGCCGGCCGGCTGGACGGCGGCAAGATGCTGCTCCGGTTGGTACTGGATGATCACGGAACCGCGGACACCCTGCAGGCCTGCGCGTCCGCAGTGAACGAACTCAATCGGTCCGGGCGGATCGCCATGCTGGAGCCGTTCCTGAGCCGGCGCGCCGCCGCCGGCACCAAGTTGATCAACGACCTGAGCCCGGAGGCGGTGATCAGATCGGTGGCCATCGCGCAGGGTCTGGGCGCCTCCAGTGCGTACACCTGGTTGAAGCTGCCGGTGACCGAACGGATGGAGCAGGTTGCCGCGGCGACCACGTTGCCGACCCTGCTGCTCGGCGGCGATCCGGCCGAGGACGCCGACCTCACCTATGCCAGCTGGCAATCTGCGCTGGCGCTGCCTCCGGTACGAGGTCTGGTGGTCGGCCGTAGCCTGCTCTACCCCCGCGACGACGACGTCGCGGCGGCCGTCGACATCGCCGCCCGACTGGTTCATCCGAGGATGGAATCCCTTCCCAGGAAGGAAGATCTCCGATGA
- a CDS encoding coenzyme F420-0:L-glutamate ligase has protein sequence MITIFAPDGIGEVNPGDDVAEVIIAALRQHDQQLLDGDVLVVTSKIISKAEGRFADAEDRQQQIDSETVRTVARRKSMGIVETKHGLTQAGAGVDNSNVAPGRILLLPVDSDASAEVLRSALSDHFGVRVGVIISDTAGRVWRVGQTDHAIGSAGVRVLDSYAGRTDDYGNELHVTSVAIADELAAAADLAKTKLEGRPVAVIRGVGDHVVAPGPSARDLLRTGDEDLFWRGSREAVLGALLAAVGYPERYEQVVRLWDRDELFAAITDGVDLTDPVRTMIRTMIVAAQPLWP, from the coding sequence GTGATCACCATCTTCGCGCCGGACGGGATCGGCGAGGTCAATCCCGGGGACGACGTCGCCGAGGTCATCATCGCCGCGCTGCGGCAGCATGATCAACAGCTGCTCGACGGCGACGTCCTGGTGGTCACGTCCAAGATCATCAGCAAGGCCGAGGGACGATTCGCCGACGCCGAGGACCGGCAGCAGCAGATCGACTCCGAGACCGTACGAACGGTCGCTCGACGCAAGTCGATGGGCATCGTGGAGACCAAGCACGGGCTGACCCAGGCCGGTGCCGGGGTGGACAACTCCAACGTCGCGCCGGGCCGGATCCTGTTGCTGCCGGTGGATTCCGACGCCAGCGCCGAGGTCCTGCGATCGGCGCTGAGTGATCATTTCGGGGTACGGGTCGGGGTGATCATCTCCGACACCGCCGGCCGGGTGTGGCGGGTCGGGCAGACCGATCACGCGATCGGCAGTGCCGGCGTCCGGGTGCTGGACAGCTACGCCGGCCGGACCGACGATTACGGCAACGAACTGCACGTGACCAGCGTCGCCATCGCCGACGAGTTGGCCGCCGCAGCGGATCTGGCCAAGACCAAGCTCGAGGGTCGTCCGGTGGCCGTCATCCGCGGTGTCGGTGATCATGTGGTGGCGCCCGGGCCGTCGGCTCGTGACCTGCTGCGTACCGGGGACGAGGACCTGTTCTGGCGCGGCAGCCGGGAGGCCGTGCTGGGTGCGCTGTTGGCCGCGGTCGGTTATCCGGAACGCTACGAGCAGGTCGTCCGGCTCTGGGACCGGGACGAACTCTTCGCCGCAATCACCGATGGCGTCGACCTGACCGACCCGGTCCGGACCATGATCAGGACGATGATCGTCGCCGCCCAACCGCTCTGGCCCTGA
- a CDS encoding sugar phosphate isomerase/epimerase family protein — protein sequence MTQQPITIGSAPDSWGVWFADDPEQVDPGRFLDEVAAAGYTWIELGPVGYLPTDANALQDQLDAHRLKVSAGTVFEHLHQPDSWDDVWSQVSTVGALTRAVGGEHIVVIPDVWRDHKTGEPKEPRELTAEQWRRMTSGMNELGRRILDEYGLKVQFHSHADSHVGYQTDIERFLEATDPAYVNLCLDTGHVAYYGGDNLDLITRYPERIGYLHLKQVDPAIRDKVLAEDLSFPEAVRLGVMVEPPSGVPDLAPILDAVGDFGRPIYGIVEQDMYPCPPEVPLPIARRTFTYLNSCLEGRLQ from the coding sequence GTGACCCAACAACCGATCACCATCGGGTCCGCCCCGGACTCCTGGGGTGTGTGGTTCGCCGACGACCCGGAGCAGGTCGACCCCGGCCGGTTCCTGGACGAGGTGGCGGCCGCCGGCTACACCTGGATCGAACTCGGGCCGGTCGGCTACCTGCCCACCGACGCGAACGCGTTGCAAGATCAACTCGACGCGCACCGGTTGAAGGTGTCGGCCGGCACCGTGTTCGAGCATCTGCACCAGCCCGACTCCTGGGACGACGTCTGGAGTCAGGTGTCGACCGTCGGTGCGCTGACTCGCGCGGTCGGCGGTGAGCACATCGTGGTGATCCCCGACGTCTGGCGTGATCACAAGACCGGCGAGCCGAAGGAACCACGCGAGCTCACCGCCGAGCAGTGGCGGCGGATGACCTCGGGCATGAACGAGTTGGGTCGGCGGATCCTCGACGAGTACGGCCTGAAGGTCCAGTTCCACAGCCATGCCGACAGCCACGTCGGCTATCAGACCGACATCGAACGCTTCCTGGAGGCGACCGATCCGGCGTACGTGAATCTCTGCCTGGACACCGGACACGTCGCCTACTACGGCGGCGACAACCTCGATCTGATCACTCGCTATCCGGAGCGGATCGGCTACCTGCACCTGAAGCAGGTCGATCCGGCGATCCGGGACAAGGTGCTGGCCGAGGATCTGTCCTTTCCCGAGGCGGTCAGACTGGGCGTGATGGTCGAGCCGCCGTCCGGTGTTCCCGATCTTGCTCCGATCCTCGACGCGGTCGGCGACTTCGGCCGGCCGATCTACGGCATCGTGGAACAGGACATGTACCCCTGCCCGCCCGAGGTGCCGCTGCCGATCGCCCGCCGCACCTTCACCTACCTCAACTCCTGCCTCGAAGGTCGACTCCAGTGA
- a CDS encoding mannose-1-phosphate guanylyltransferase — protein sequence MRYVVIVAGGAGTRLWPLSRQGTPKQLLNLVDGKTLLRIAYERIQGLVPDERVLVCTGADFRDAVAEEIPEIPVDNILGEPIGRDTLNAVAYPAAVLAQRDPDAVMASVTSDQIMNPVSTLRAALQKAFRVAESNADSLITFGVVPTAPHTGFGYLQRGSAIAGHTGVCQVASFTEKPDRETAERYLASGQYWWNSGMFVWRCATFLDQLRQLRPDAYDILATLTADPSRLGELYPQLPKISVDYAVMEPVSRGEGTAQVLAVRLPITWHDVGGFEALGSQLPRDADGNATTGQSVLVDSSDNVVINQDEDGRVVAVFGLSGTVVVQTPEITLVCPISEAERIKELVAEVTERLGTSYA from the coding sequence ATGCGTTACGTGGTGATCGTTGCCGGCGGCGCCGGAACCCGGCTCTGGCCGCTCTCTCGACAGGGCACGCCGAAGCAGTTGCTCAACCTGGTCGACGGGAAGACCCTGTTGCGGATCGCGTACGAGCGGATCCAGGGCCTGGTGCCGGACGAACGGGTGCTGGTCTGCACCGGTGCCGACTTCCGCGATGCGGTCGCGGAGGAGATCCCGGAGATTCCGGTCGACAACATCCTCGGCGAGCCGATCGGCCGTGACACCCTCAACGCCGTCGCCTATCCGGCCGCGGTGCTGGCCCAGCGCGATCCCGATGCGGTGATGGCCTCGGTCACCTCCGACCAGATCATGAACCCGGTCTCGACTCTGCGGGCCGCGCTGCAGAAAGCCTTCCGGGTGGCCGAGTCGAACGCCGATTCCTTGATCACCTTCGGTGTGGTGCCGACCGCCCCGCACACCGGATTCGGTTACCTGCAACGGGGTTCGGCGATCGCCGGTCATACCGGTGTTTGCCAGGTTGCCAGCTTCACCGAGAAGCCGGACCGGGAGACCGCCGAGCGCTACCTGGCCTCCGGGCAGTACTGGTGGAACTCCGGCATGTTCGTCTGGCGCTGCGCCACCTTCCTTGATCAACTCCGCCAGTTGCGCCCGGACGCGTACGACATCCTCGCCACCCTGACCGCCGATCCGAGTCGGCTCGGCGAGCTCTATCCGCAGCTGCCCAAGATCAGCGTCGACTACGCGGTGATGGAGCCGGTTTCCCGCGGTGAGGGCACGGCCCAGGTGCTCGCCGTCCGGCTGCCGATCACCTGGCACGACGTCGGCGGCTTCGAGGCCCTCGGATCGCAGCTGCCGCGCGATGCCGACGGCAACGCCACCACCGGGCAGAGCGTGCTGGTGGACAGTTCGGACAACGTGGTGATCAACCAGGACGAGGACGGCCGGGTGGTCGCGGTGTTCGGCCTGTCCGGCACGGTGGTGGTGCAGACTCCGGAGATCACCCTGGTCTGTCCGATCAGTGAGGCGGAGCGGATCAAGGAACTGGTCGCCGAGGTCACCGAGCGGCTCGGCACCTCCTACGCCTGA
- the iolB gene encoding 5-deoxy-glucuronate isomerase — protein MTAERWVLPAGTAAVDDYLLQVTPESAGWGYSSLRILALEGGQEHRLHTGAEEMILIPLAGSAVVGCGHETHRLVGRESVFAGPSDFSYLPVDSQVTVGSAAGGRFALCGARTQTRLPFRYGAAGDVPVELRGAGQSSRLVRNFGTVGSFDTGKLIACEVITPDGNWSSYPAHKHDHGGPVESELEEIYYFEIGSGPQGEPGFGYMQTRASDDRPIKIMTEVRDGDTVLVPYGWHGPCVAAPGFEMYYLNVMAGPAAERAWLISDHPDHRFVRASWDSQQLDPRLTGRR, from the coding sequence ATGACCGCCGAGCGCTGGGTGTTGCCTGCCGGCACGGCCGCGGTCGACGACTACCTGCTGCAGGTGACCCCGGAGTCGGCCGGGTGGGGCTACTCCAGTCTGCGGATCCTCGCCCTGGAAGGAGGTCAGGAACACCGGCTGCACACCGGCGCAGAGGAGATGATCTTGATCCCGCTTGCCGGCAGTGCGGTCGTGGGCTGCGGCCACGAGACCCACCGGCTGGTGGGGCGGGAATCGGTGTTCGCCGGACCGAGCGACTTCAGCTACCTGCCGGTCGATTCGCAGGTGACCGTCGGGTCGGCGGCCGGGGGCCGGTTCGCTCTCTGCGGCGCCCGGACCCAGACCAGGCTGCCGTTCCGTTACGGGGCTGCCGGCGACGTGCCGGTCGAGCTGCGCGGCGCCGGCCAGTCCAGCCGGCTGGTCCGCAACTTCGGCACCGTCGGCTCCTTCGACACCGGCAAGTTGATCGCCTGCGAGGTGATCACGCCGGACGGCAACTGGTCCTCCTACCCGGCGCACAAACATGATCATGGCGGGCCGGTCGAGTCCGAGCTGGAGGAGATCTACTACTTCGAGATCGGATCCGGCCCCCAAGGTGAACCGGGCTTCGGCTACATGCAGACCCGCGCCTCGGACGATCGGCCGATCAAGATCATGACCGAGGTCCGCGACGGCGACACCGTGCTGGTGCCGTACGGCTGGCACGGTCCGTGTGTGGCCGCCCCCGGCTTCGAGATGTACTACCTGAACGTGATGGCCGGCCCGGCCGCCGAACGGGCCTGGCTGATCTCCGATCATCCCGACCACCGCTTCGTCCGGGCGAGTTGGGACTCCCAGCAACTCGATCCGCGATTGACCGGCCGACGATGA